Below is a window of Congzhengia minquanensis DNA.
CAATTTTAAAGCCCGAGCCGAACTCGGTAAATTCTTTAATGGCGCGAAGCCGTTTTGTTGCGTTTTCGTTTAGCACACGGTCGGGGCGGTAGAGCAGATAGGCAAAGGCACGCCGGTTGGTGCGGCCTACCCTGCCCTTTAACTGGTAGAGCTGGGAAAGGCCCATCCTGTTTGCGTCTTCAATAATAATAGTGTTCACGTTTTGAATGTCCAGTCCCGTTTCGATGATGGTAGTGCACACCAAGATGTCAATTTCACCCTCCAGCATTTCCATCATAATTTCCTCTAAGGGCTCTTCCTCCATTGCGCCGTGAGCCACAGAAATTTTTGCATCGGGAAACGCCTTTTGCAGTTTTCTTGCCACGGAGTCGATAGAAGAAATGCGGTTGTGAATATAGTAAACCTGGCCTCCCCGGGAAAGCTCCCTGCGAATGGCGTCGTTTGTCACCGCGTCGTTTTGTTCCATTACCACAGTGCGCACGGGGAACCGGTTTTCCGGCGGCTCGGTTAAAACGCTCATGTCGCGGATGTTAATCATAGACATGTGCAACGTTCTGGGGATAGGCGTTGCCGAAAGCGTCAGCACGTCCACATTGTGTTTCATTTCTTTAATGCGCTCTTTGTGCTTCACCCCGAAACGCTGTTCTTCGTCCACCACCAAAAGCCCCAGGCTTTTAAACTCAATGTCCTTTGCCAAAAGCCTGTGGGTGCCGATAACAATATCGATTTCGCCGCTCTTTAGCTGTTTTACAATTTGTGCCTGCTCCTTTTTCGTTTTAAACCGGGAAAGCTCCGCCACCTTTACGGGGAACTTTTTCATGCGGTTTGTAAACGTGTTAAAGTGCTGCATAACCAAAACTGTGGTGGGGGCTAAAATCGCCACCTGTTTCGAGTCCATCACTGCTTTAAAGGCGGCCCGCAGGGCAACCTCCGTTTTTCCGTAGCCCACGTCGCCGCAAAGGAGCCGGTCCATGGGGCGCACGCTTTCCATGTCCTGCTTCACTTCTGCAATTGATCGAAGCTGGTCGTCGGTTTCCACATAGGGGAACTCCTCTTCAAAGGTCTTCTGCCACTCGCTGTCTGGCGAAAAGGCAAAGCCTTTTGCGTTTTGCCGGGCGGAATAAAGCGCCACCAGCTCTTTTGCCAGCTCTTCTGTGGACTCTTTCACCTTTTTCTTCTGCCGGGCAAAGTCTGCGCCGCCCATTTTGTTTAACCGTACAACGCCGTCTTTTCCCACATATTTCTGCAAAAGGTCTAACTGGTCGGTGGGAACATAGAGAAAATCGTCCCCGTTATATTTCACTTTTAAATAGTCGTGCCGCTTGCCTTCCACCTCTAAAGTGTCAAGCCCCATATACTGGCCAATTCCGTGGGTGCGGTGCACCACATAATCGCCGATGTTTAAGTCGTTAAAATCCCGGATTCGGCTGGCAGAATCCATTTTTTTGCGCTTTAGCCTGCGCTTTGGGCTGCGCCCGAAGATTTCTTCTTCGCCAAAAAAGGCAACCTTTGCTTCTTCATAATAAAAGCCTTTTTTTAGGCCGCCGGGCATCAGATTGATTTTGCCTGCCACCGCCTGCCCGTGTTCTGCGTTTACTGCCGAAAATCCCGCAGCGGCAAGGTCGCCCTCTAAGGCCGCCTGTCTGTCCTTGTCCACAGAAAATACCACGGTATAGGTTTTGAGCCACTCGTTCAATTCCTCATAGAATTTGTCCCGCTCTGTCGGCGCTTTGCCGATTTCTCCGGCATTTATATGCACCTCTGCTTTGGGATGATAGTCCTGCGTTGAACGTGGAAGCTCCAAAAGCCCAACAAAGGGATGCTTTAACAGTTCATGAAGCACATCGTAGTAATTATGAATATATTTTTCCTGAAACTGAAAGTGTTTGTCCTTTTCTGCCAAGGCTTTCACCGTTTCTTCAATGTCCCAGTTTAAGCCCTCAACCCGCTCTGAAATGGCCTGGGGCTCGTTAAAAAACACAAAAGCGTCGTCTTCGAAATATTCCAAAACACAGGTGTCGGCATTCTTGGAGCGGAACGATTCGTCCGCCGGGCCGATTTTTGCATGTTCAATATTTTCCACAGAAACCTGGGTAAACACGTCGAAGGTGCGGATAGAGTCCACCTCGTCGCCGAACAGCTCAATTCGGAACGGATTTTCGGCAGACGGGGGAAACACGTCTATAATGCCGCCGCGGACGGAAAACTGTCCCTTGCCCTCCACCATGTCTTCTCTGGTGTAGCCCATGTTGGTAAGTTTTTTTGAAATTTCTGTGACTAAAAGTTCGTCCCCAACAGCAACTACGAGGGCGCTTTCGCGGTATGCGGCAATGTCCACCGTAAACTGCAGCGCCGCGTCGATGGACATAACTGTGACCGAATTTTTTGCGCCGCCTGCCAGCTTTTCAATAATTTCCAGCCGCTTGTTTTGCAGCTCGTGGCTTTTTGCGTCGGCTTTAAAAAACTCCAGCTCTTTCGACGGATAAAAATATGCCCCATCGGGAAAGTAGAACAAAAAATCCTCGGCTATTTTTTTCGCAGTGTAGTCGCTGTCGGTTATAAAAATGCCCTGGCGGCCAAATTCTTTGCACAGCATTGCTGCAAAGTGCGCTTTTGCAGGGGCATTTAATCCCACCACGTTCACCGCCTCTTTGCCTGAAAGCCTGCCAATATCCGAAAAGCCGCAAAGCTTCTTTGCGGCGTCTAAAAAAACATTCATTTAAAATACCTTCCCGTTATAGTTGTTCATTGCGCTTTCCGCACCGCTTCTAATAATTTCGGGCACGACCTCCTCCACCACACAATCCACCAGTTTTGACAGATGGGAAACCTCTTCTTTTGAAAACCGGCCCAAAACCCAGTCTGGCAAGTCATAATTTTCCGGCGGCGCGCCCACGCCGATTTTAATTCTGGTGAATTCGTCGGACGCAAGCTGGTAGATGATAGACTTAATTCCATTGTGGCCGCCGTCGCTGCCCTTTTTGCGAATTCTGAGCCTGCCACAGGGAAGGCTCACGTCGTCGTGAATGACAATCACATTTTCCGCCGGAACCTTGTAGTAGGAACAAATTTCCCTTAAAGCTTCCCCTGAAAGGTTTACAAAGGTCTGGGGTTTTACCAAAAGCACTTTTTCGCCCGCGATATTCCCCTCGCCGATGAGGGATTTGTGCTTGATCTTATTTATTTTTATGCCATATTTGGCTGACATATAATCCATTGCGATAAATCCAATGTTGTGTCTTGTCCCGTCATATTTCTTTCCCGGATTTCCAATGCCTAAAATAACAAACATAGTGCGTTTCCTTTCATTCCTTTATATAAGTCACCGCCACCCCGTCGCCGATTGGCAGAACGGTGGTTTCAAACCGTTCGTTTGCGCACAGGTAGCTTAAAAACTCCCTGAGCCTGCGGGTGATGGTGATGTGTTTTTTCGTTGCCAGTTTGTCCGACGCGGTCATGCCCATATACAGCACGTCGTCTGTAATAATCACGCCGCCGGGATTCATTTTGGCAAGGCACAGGTTAAAGTGGGTTTGATATTGCCCCTTTGCCGCGTCTAAAAACACAAGGTCGAATGCTGCGTTTAAATTTTCCAATACCTCGCCTGCGTCGCCGAAAATGCAGCGGATGTTCTCCTCCGCACCCCGCTTTTTGATATTCTCCTTTGCCATGGCAAGCACGGCTTCATCCCGCTCAATGGTGGTGATATGCGCCTGGGGCAGACAGGACAGCATCATAAGCGCACTGTAGCCAATGGCAGTTCCCACCTCTAAAATCCGGCTGGGACGGGCGGCAAACAAAAACGTTTTTAAAAACTGTTCCACCTGGGGTTTTACAATATAGATGTGGTTTTTTTCTGCAAAGTTCCGCAGCTCCTCAAAAAAAGGCTCGTTTTGTTTCAGGCTGCGGTTTAAATAATCTTCAATATAGTCATAAACAATTTGGCTCATGCGTTTTCTCCCTCCAAAAGCTGCCAGCGAAGACTAGAAAACCGTTTTGCCTCATAGTCGTTGTCCACCATTTTT
It encodes the following:
- the pth gene encoding aminoacyl-tRNA hydrolase, which codes for MFVILGIGNPGKKYDGTRHNIGFIAMDYMSAKYGIKINKIKHKSLIGEGNIAGEKVLLVKPQTFVNLSGEALREICSYYKVPAENVIVIHDDVSLPCGRLRIRKKGSDGGHNGIKSIIYQLASDEFTRIKIGVGAPPENYDLPDWVLGRFSKEEVSHLSKLVDCVVEEVVPEIIRSGAESAMNNYNGKVF
- a CDS encoding O-methyltransferase, with amino-acid sequence MSQIVYDYIEDYLNRSLKQNEPFFEELRNFAEKNHIYIVKPQVEQFLKTFLFAARPSRILEVGTAIGYSALMMLSCLPQAHITTIERDEAVLAMAKENIKKRGAEENIRCIFGDAGEVLENLNAAFDLVFLDAAKGQYQTHFNLCLAKMNPGGVIITDDVLYMGMTASDKLATKKHITITRRLREFLSYLCANERFETTVLPIGDGVAVTYIKE
- the mfd gene encoding transcription-repair coupling factor; this translates as MNVFLDAAKKLCGFSDIGRLSGKEAVNVVGLNAPAKAHFAAMLCKEFGRQGIFITDSDYTAKKIAEDFLFYFPDGAYFYPSKELEFFKADAKSHELQNKRLEIIEKLAGGAKNSVTVMSIDAALQFTVDIAAYRESALVVAVGDELLVTEISKKLTNMGYTREDMVEGKGQFSVRGGIIDVFPPSAENPFRIELFGDEVDSIRTFDVFTQVSVENIEHAKIGPADESFRSKNADTCVLEYFEDDAFVFFNEPQAISERVEGLNWDIEETVKALAEKDKHFQFQEKYIHNYYDVLHELLKHPFVGLLELPRSTQDYHPKAEVHINAGEIGKAPTERDKFYEELNEWLKTYTVVFSVDKDRQAALEGDLAAAGFSAVNAEHGQAVAGKINLMPGGLKKGFYYEEAKVAFFGEEEIFGRSPKRRLKRKKMDSASRIRDFNDLNIGDYVVHRTHGIGQYMGLDTLEVEGKRHDYLKVKYNGDDFLYVPTDQLDLLQKYVGKDGVVRLNKMGGADFARQKKKVKESTEELAKELVALYSARQNAKGFAFSPDSEWQKTFEEEFPYVETDDQLRSIAEVKQDMESVRPMDRLLCGDVGYGKTEVALRAAFKAVMDSKQVAILAPTTVLVMQHFNTFTNRMKKFPVKVAELSRFKTKKEQAQIVKQLKSGEIDIVIGTHRLLAKDIEFKSLGLLVVDEEQRFGVKHKERIKEMKHNVDVLTLSATPIPRTLHMSMINIRDMSVLTEPPENRFPVRTVVMEQNDAVTNDAIRRELSRGGQVYYIHNRISSIDSVARKLQKAFPDAKISVAHGAMEEEPLEEIMMEMLEGEIDILVCTTIIETGLDIQNVNTIIIEDANRMGLSQLYQLKGRVGRTNRRAFAYLLYRPDRVLNENATKRLRAIKEFTEFGSGFKIAMRDLEIRGAGNILGAQQHGHMDTVGYDMYCELLSQSVSELSGIPQEEDWQPAVDINVEAYIPPSYIKNHAQRLDIYKKIASIESDGDKLDVEGEICDRFGDMPVSVAALVAVAEVKYMAKNCGLSEITVKDDSILCYFKTQMDLEAIAGLVSEFGSKFFVSAGTKPYMVLKIDRKKEENLLLSVKNLLQKYKKLLHSNVK